A genomic stretch from Deltaproteobacteria bacterium includes:
- a CDS encoding hydantoinase/oxoprolinase family protein: MPLKLGVDVGGTFTDLILVDEDKGRMIRAKTPSTPADQSVGVLNGIEKVCRLANISPGEITHIMHGTTVATNAVLEGKGAKVGLITTEGFKQILHLARSWTPGPLAGWIIMQKPEPPAAIENTREAKERIDTRGNVVKPLDEDAIRKDLQDLVSRGVEAITVSLINSYTNPVHEKRIKAIAQEMFPTLPVTASAEVLPEFREYERALTAVMNSYVRPKVAVYMKNFAEKLASHGLKADVNILRSDAGLMTLRMAQERPVYGVMSGPAGGVAGALVIATKAGFPNILTLDMGGTSTDVALCQDGTQTISRETTLGYFPIKVPSVDVRSIGAGGGSIAHVPEITNALRVGPQSAGADPGPASYGRGGTEATVTDANVVLGHLPPRLLGGEMSLNVEAAKEAVERIGKKIGLDVYRAAQGILDIVNENMHGALRLVSVQRGYDPRNFALVAFGGAGPLHANAVAKLIGSYPVIVPPAPGILCATGDVGCDYREEFARTVLRTLDQMTGPEVIQILQNLGEEATGWLEREGIPRSQQQVFYNADMRYFRQGYELPITTTLSDLQTHGTTVLANKFHSLHDQLYRFKLDAECEIVNLRAVALGKGATLKLAEADLDSASAKHAQTDEHQVYFDGHFLATPIYDRTKLRPGNRMAGPAIVTEMDSTTVILPSFTGEVDRYFNIVIRPAA, from the coding sequence ATGCCTCTGAAACTTGGCGTTGATGTTGGCGGTACGTTCACTGATCTGATTTTGGTCGATGAAGATAAAGGGCGGATGATCCGGGCGAAAACGCCCTCAACGCCAGCCGATCAATCGGTTGGCGTATTAAATGGCATCGAGAAAGTCTGCCGTCTCGCCAATATCTCTCCTGGTGAGATCACGCACATCATGCACGGTACGACCGTCGCCACCAACGCCGTGCTCGAAGGCAAAGGAGCGAAGGTCGGCCTCATCACCACCGAAGGCTTTAAGCAAATTCTCCATCTCGCGCGTTCGTGGACGCCTGGTCCGTTGGCGGGTTGGATTATCATGCAGAAACCGGAACCGCCAGCAGCTATCGAAAACACTCGTGAGGCCAAAGAACGGATCGACACACGCGGGAATGTCGTCAAACCGCTTGATGAAGACGCGATCCGTAAAGATTTACAAGATCTTGTGAGTCGTGGCGTTGAAGCGATCACGGTCTCGTTGATCAACTCGTATACCAATCCAGTTCATGAGAAACGGATCAAAGCTATTGCCCAAGAAATGTTTCCTACACTGCCGGTGACAGCATCGGCGGAAGTATTGCCAGAGTTTCGTGAGTACGAACGTGCGCTGACAGCCGTCATGAATTCTTATGTGCGCCCCAAAGTCGCAGTGTACATGAAGAACTTCGCTGAGAAACTCGCATCACACGGCCTCAAAGCTGATGTCAACATTTTGCGTTCGGATGCTGGTTTGATGACACTACGTATGGCGCAGGAACGACCAGTCTATGGTGTGATGTCCGGCCCGGCCGGAGGTGTCGCTGGTGCATTAGTCATCGCTACGAAAGCTGGGTTCCCGAATATTCTCACACTCGACATGGGTGGCACATCAACTGACGTCGCGTTGTGCCAGGATGGCACACAAACAATCTCACGCGAGACTACCCTTGGCTATTTTCCTATCAAAGTTCCTTCAGTTGACGTACGCAGCATCGGTGCTGGCGGCGGATCAATTGCCCACGTTCCTGAGATCACCAACGCGCTACGTGTTGGTCCACAAAGCGCTGGTGCCGATCCAGGACCGGCGAGCTATGGCAGGGGTGGCACTGAAGCGACGGTCACTGATGCCAACGTGGTTTTAGGCCACCTCCCGCCACGCTTGCTTGGCGGTGAAATGTCACTCAATGTTGAAGCAGCAAAAGAAGCGGTCGAACGCATCGGCAAAAAAATCGGCCTTGATGTGTATCGTGCGGCGCAAGGTATTCTCGACATCGTCAATGAGAACATGCACGGTGCGCTCCGACTCGTTTCTGTACAACGCGGCTATGATCCACGTAACTTTGCGCTTGTCGCTTTTGGTGGAGCCGGGCCTCTACATGCCAACGCCGTCGCCAAATTGATTGGTTCGTATCCGGTTATTGTCCCACCCGCTCCAGGTATTCTCTGCGCAACCGGCGATGTCGGCTGTGATTACCGGGAAGAATTTGCCCGCACAGTGTTGCGTACGCTCGATCAAATGACCGGTCCTGAGGTCATTCAGATCCTGCAAAACCTGGGCGAAGAGGCGACTGGCTGGCTCGAACGCGAGGGTATTCCACGTAGTCAGCAGCAAGTGTTCTATAATGCCGACATGCGTTACTTCCGGCAGGGCTATGAGCTGCCCATCACCACGACACTCAGTGATCTACAAACTCATGGCACGACAGTGTTGGCAAACAAGTTCCATTCCTTGCACGATCAGTTATATCGCTTCAAGCTTGATGCCGAGTGCGAGATCGTCAATTTGCGGGCTGTCGCGTTAGGCAAAGGCGCAACGCTGAAACTCGCCGAAGCCGACCTCGATAGTGCTTCTGCCAAACATGCGCAGACCGACGAACATCAAGTCTATTTCGATGGTCACTTTCTCGCCACACCGATTTACGATCGCACCAAACTGCGCCCTGGCAATCGTATGGCCGGACCAGCCATTGTCACGGAAATGGATTCAACGACAGTAATTCTGCCCAGCTTTACAGGTGAGGTGGATCGGTATTTTAATATTGTGATTCGACCCGCGGCATAG